In the Malassezia vespertilionis chromosome 1, complete sequence genome, one interval contains:
- the COA1 gene encoding cytochrome oxidase assembly protein 1 (TransMembrane:1 (o47-66i); COG:S; EggNog:ENOG503P37B) codes for MRTPTMGTARAPLRVPQRAYSAQPGRWDPHVTKVKFPIPQLPNYKPYFILAGLSMAAFWYIFSAYLNNKERVGSSVLRMVSHRVKDAPEVHALLGEPVNLKRASFGDPWIEGIVRFNGVLR; via the exons atgcgcacaccCACCATGGGAACTGCGCGTGCTCCATTGCGTGTTCCGCAGCGTGCCTATTCTGCTCAGCCAGGCCGGTGGGATCCGCACGTCACAAAGGTCAAGTTTCCCATACCTCAGCTTCCC AACTACAAGCCGTACTTTATTCTTGCAGGCCTGTCGATGGCCGCATTTTGGTACATATTCTCGGCATACTTGAACAATAAAGAGCGCGTTGGCTCctcggtgctgcgcatggtcTCGCACCGAGTAAAGGATGCACCGGAagtgcacgcgctgcttggcgagccCGTGAACCTAAAACGCGCAAGTTTCGGGGACCCATGGATCGAAGGAATTGTACGTTTCAACGGTGTCTTACGCTAG